A stretch of the Paramormyrops kingsleyae isolate MSU_618 chromosome 16, PKINGS_0.4, whole genome shotgun sequence genome encodes the following:
- the LOC111858346 gene encoding ras-associated and pleckstrin homology domains-containing protein 1-like isoform X2, with the protein MEQFSDEELDHAAEEDSDKEDQDLDKMFGAWLGELDKLTKSLDDGKPEKVHKPPLIQDTNLANFSYRFSMYNINEALSQGEPVDLDALMADLCSIEQELSTIGKPSGGSVRLTLPGDVKGHQRAPVSRGGGGSSGGSASSSTRVSPASTLRAGSSHGRPLASKLSLDDITAQLERASLSMDEAACQSPSSSALPSSSSSPASSYSSSTMHRPPQSVRHHRRTGSAGAVSDHEIRCISRSSRSSINSASASSVDSLDIEKTARPGEVDGLQRPDPQGQGQTSSEHSYLDRETSLILKSIAGKPSHLLTKEEQAAKLKAEKIRVALEKIKEAQVKKLVIRVHMSDESSKTMMVDERQTVRQVLDNLLDKSHCGYSPDWSLVETIGELQMERIFEDHENLVENLLNWTRDSMNKLMFIERIEKYALFKNPQNYLLGRRETCEMADRNKEALLEECFGGNSVSVPEMEGVLWLKEDGKKSWKKRYFLLRASGIYFVPKGKAKASRDLACFLQLDHVNVYYGKDYRSKYKAPTDYCMALKHPQIQKKSQYIKYLCCDDVRTLHQWVNGIRIAKYGKQLYLNYQEAMKRTEASYDWASLSGSSMKSGSSSSSLPESHSNHSTQSDSGVSDTVTSGHVRSQSVVSSIFSEAWKRGTQTEDTVKVRVDSCRGPYPPPLPQMPPVTQPPPQGRSSYPAIYPQATTPPPPAPPLPGSAHQVAPAPFTKYSTISRMQGISQAAAAAAQYRLPPLILPQQQQPPAPPPQSIKPALHGINAANVPPPPPPPPPLTMPTPGSAMAVLKLGPPSPSPQFTPPVPSQAQLPPPAVAMESGCAFPSPPLGHPMYQPLCSNGHQDVLAQRFATLPQDFPPPLYQDESPPPPPPPALTPPPVPPQQPVVPPPAPAKLFYGGFPPHTAPKPTSPVSPPPPAQPLTSPPNAPPTMKKQQSYSGGGTPSQPPPTLPKQLSFSSKAPPLSIPISTAPSLVKQMANQFPGSSPPVPSTLESSRYSAPLSPPVIKTKPKWQPVGQTQQQSPEFPPPPPESSLGFPPPPEPDTSTPLPHPMPSLKKSPSASSAGSIGRKPPPTPQRNSSIKSSSSLEHQEYKKVENLMSRFGQTPTPTLPAPSSGSPSKEPLSAPPGLPKPGKLNLANLPPALQGQVGQHTEPSGDFPSPPQDFDYFPPPPPDSELFPPPPPVADTPSGAPRVAVVNPQPQVPSAPAPATWSQSSMKKKTPPPTLARRSTPTPEPQLISPPGQQGHPPHLASPLPPTSPKGTLSLQPNFLEDLNRTLKRKSVTRHGSLTSARISTKLEPVATMDDMALLPPPPPELLHDHKRKGGFASGNISGYATLRRGPPPAPPKRDQNTKLTGEC; encoded by the exons ATGGAGCAGTTTTCTGACGAGGAACTGGACCATGCTGCTGAAGAAGACAGTGACAAGGAGGACCAGGACCTGGACAAGATGTTCGGGGCGTGGCTGGGAGAGCTGGATAAGCTGACCAAG AGCCTTGATGACGGAAAGCCGGAAAAAGTCCACAAGCCGCCCCTCATCCAAGATACCAACCTGGCCAACTTCTCCTACCGCTTCTCTATGTACAACATCAACG AGGCGCTGAGCCAGGGGGAGCCCGTGGACCTGGACGCCCTCATGGCCGACCTGTGCTCCATCGAGCAGGAGCTGAGCACCATCGGCAAGCCAAGCGGGGGCTCGGTGCGACTCACCCTTCCGGGGGACGTCAAGGGCCACCAGAGGGCGCCGGTGAGCCGGGGCGGAGGGGGCAGCAGCGGGGGCAGCGCCAGCAGCAGCACtagggtgtccccagcctccACGCTGCGGGCGGGCAGCAGCCACGGCCGACCGCTGGCCTCCAAGCTCTCCCTGGACGACATCACGGCGCAGCTGGAACGTGCCTCGCTCAGCATGGACGAGGCGGCCTGCCAGAGCCCATCCTCCTCAGCGctgccctcctcctcctcctcccccgccTCCTCTTACTCCTCGTCCACCATGCACCGCCCCCCTCAGTCTGTGCGGCACCACCGGCGCACGGGCTCGGCCGGCGCCGTCAGCGACCATGAGATCCGGTGCATCAGCCGTTCCTCCCGCTCCAGCATCAATTCGGCCTCCGCCTCCAGCGTGGACTCGTTGGACATTGAGAAGACGGCCCGGCCCGGCGAGGTGGATGGGCTCCAGCGGCCCGATCCCCAGGGGCAGGGCCAGACCAGCTCCGAG CACTCCTATCTGGACAGGGAAACCTCCCTCATTCTGAAAAGCATTGCAGGAAAGCCTTCTCATTTGCTGACAAAG GAGGAACAGGCCGCCAAGCTAAAGGCCGAGAAAATCCGAGTGGCTCTGGAGAAGATCAAGGAGGCGCAGGTGAAGAAG CTGGTGATCCGGGTGCACATGTCAGACGAGAGTTCCAAGACCATGATGGTGGACGAGCGCCAGACCGTCCGGCAGGTTCTGGACAACCTGCTGGATAAGTCCCACTGTGGCTACAGCCCAGACTGGTCGCTGGTGGAGACCATTGGCGAGCTGCAGATGG AGCGGATCTTCGAGGACCACGAGAACTTGGTGGAGAACCTGCTGAACTGGACCCGGGACAGCATGAACAAGCTGATGTTCATCGAGCGCATCGAGAAGTACGCGCTCTTCAAGAACCCTCAG AACTACCTGCTGGGGAGGAGAGAGACCTGTGAGATGGCGGACAGGAACAAGGAGGCGCTGCTGGAG GAGTGCTTCGGGGGCAACTCTGTGTCAGTTCCAGAGATGGAGGGGGTGCTCTGGCTCAAAGAGGATGGGAAGAAGTCCTGGAAGAAGCGTTACTTCCTGCTACGCGCCTCCGGAATCTACTTTGTGCCGAAGGGCAAAGCCAAG GCCTCCAGGGACCTGGCGTGTTTCCTGCAGCTGGATCACGTGAACGTCTACTACGGGAAGGATTACCGCAGCAAGTACAAGGCCCCCACTGACTACTGCATGGCCCTCAAG CATCCGCAGATCCAGAAAAAGTCCCAGTACATCAAGTACCTGTGCTGCGATGACGTCCGGACGCTGCACCAGTGGGTGAATGGGATCCGCATCGCCAAG TATGGGAAGCAGCTGTACCTTAACTACCAGGAGGCCATGAAGCGGACGGAGGCGTCCTACGACTGGGCGTCCCTTTCAGGCTCCAGCATGAAGTCTGGTTCCAGCTCATCTAGCCTGCCAG AGTCGCACTCCAACCACTCGACCCAGTCGGACAGTGGCGTGTCCGACACTGTGACCTCGGGCCACGTCCGCTCCCAGAGCGTGGTCAGCTCCATCTTCTCGGAGGCCTGGAAGAGAGGCACGCAGACTGAGGACACCGTCAAG GTGAGAGTGGATTCCTGCAGGGGCCCCTACCCTCCTCCGCTGCCGCAGATGCCCCCGGTGACGCAGCCGCCCCCACAGGGTCGCAGCAGCTACCCGGCCATATACCCCCAGGCgaccacaccccctccccccgccccaccgCTGCCTGGCTCCGCCCACCAAGTAGCCCCGGCCCCGTTCACCAAATACAGCACCATCTCGCGGATGCAGGGCATCTCGCAGGCGGCAGCCGCTGCGGCGCAGTACCGCCTGCCCCCCCTCATCCTgccgcagcagcagcagccgccGGCGCCGCCCCCCCAGTCCATCAAGCCCGCGCTGCACGGCATCAACGCGGCCAACGTCCCGCCAcctcccccgcccccgccgCCTCTCACCATGCCCACCCCTGGTTCTGCCATGGCCGTGCTGAAGCTGGGCCCTCCCAGCCCCTCCCCTCAGTTCACGCCCCCAGTGCCTAGCCAAGCCCAGCTGCCGCCCCCTGCCGTTGCCATGGAGAGCGGGTGCGCCTTCCCTTCCCCTCCTCTAGGCCATCCCATGTACCAACCACTCTGCAGCAATGGCCACCAGGATGTTCTGGCCCAACGGTTTGCCACCCTGCCCCAAGATTTCCCGCCACCTCTCTATCAGGATGagtctcctcctccaccgccgcctcctgcCCTAACACCTCCTCCTGTGCCTCCTCAGCAGCCAGTGGTTCCGCCCCCCGCACCTGCCAAACTCTTCTATGGTGGCTTCCCCCCACATACTGCCCCCAAGCCCACATCCCCTGtgtctcctccccccccagcacagcCCCTGACCTCACCTCCCAATGCGCCTCCAACCATGAAGAAACAGCAGAGCTACTCCGGGGGGGGCACACCCAGCCAGCCCCCACCCACGCTGCCTAAGCAGCTCAGCTTCTCCTCCAAGGCGCCGCCTCTGTCTATCCCCATATCAACTGCCCCCTCCCTGGTGAAGCAGATGGCCAACCAGTTTCCAGGCTCATCACCACCAGTACCAAGCACCTTAGAAAGTTCTAGATACTCTgcccccctgtcccccccagTGATCAAAACAAAACCCAAGTGGCAGCCAGTGGGCCAAACCCAGCAGCAGTCCCCGGAGTTCCCGCCTCCCCCGCCGGAGAGCAGCCTCGGCTTCCCGCCCCCGCCTGAGCCGGACACCTCCACTCCGCTGCCACACCCTATGCCCTCCTTAAAGAAGTCGCCCTCTGCCTCCTCGGCTGGCTCCATAGGGCGGAAGCCCCCACCGACTCCCCAGCGCAACTCCAGCATCAAGTCCAGTAGCTCGCTGGAGCACCAGGAGTACAAGAAGGTGGAGAACCTGATGAGCCGCTTTGGCCAGACGCCCACACCCACCTTGCCGGCCCCCTCTTCAGGGTCTCCCTCTAAGGAGCCCCTCTCGGCCCCCCCAGGGCTGCCCAAACCGGGCAAACTCAACCTAGCGAACCTGCCCCCCGCCCTGCAAGGCCAGGTGGGGCAGCACACTGAGCCCAGCGGCGacttcccctccccccctcaggACTTTGACtacttcccccctcccccgcccgaCTCGGAGCTCttcccccctccgccccccgtCGCAGACACCCCCAGTGGTGCCCCTCGAGTGGCTGTGGTTAACCCTCAGCCCCAGGTGCCCTCTGCCCCCGCCCCTGCCACCTGGAGTCAGAGTTCCATGAAGAAGAAGacgcccccccccacgctgGCCCGGCGCAGCACTCCCACCCCCGAGCCACAGCTCATCTCGCCCCCGGGGCAGCAAGGGCACCCGCCGCACCTCGCTTCCCCGTTGCCCCCCACGTCGCCCAAAGGCACCCTGTCCCTCCAGCCTAACTTCTTGGAGGACCTGAACCGGACTCTTAAGCGCAAGTCCGTCACCCGGCACGGCTCGCTCACCTCGGCCCGCATCTCCACCAAGCTGGAGCCGGTGGCCACCATGGACGACATGgcgctgctgccccccccacccccggagcTCTTACACGACCACAAGCGCAAGGGCGGCTTCGCTTCCGGAAACATCTCAGGCTATGCAACGCTTCGGCGCGGGCCCCCCCCGGCGCCTCCCAAGCGGGACCAGAACACCAAACTGACCGGGGAGTGctaa